One Halobacterium sp. DL1 DNA window includes the following coding sequences:
- a CDS encoding ATPase: MDDHEHTHGGGDDDQTDRTEQRMLEEEGTARDAAGPSEHAVGHGEPHAGGGHAGGGAHGETSGHGDHGGGMHAGHEQLFRRRFFVCLVLSVPVLAYSEMLQEWLGFSAPAFPGSEWVGPLFAVVVFAYGGVPFLRMAVPEMRSREPGMMTLISMAISVAFAYSLVSVFVEGLTGFFWELVTLVVIMLLGHWIEMRSVRRASGALDELAKLLPDTAERITDAGTEEVAVGDLDAGDLVLVRPGASVPADGVVEEGESDVTEAMITGESKPVSKAPGDEVVGGTVNGDGSLRVRITAVGDDSALAGIMRLVEEAQQSKSRTQALADRAAGWLFYVAVGAAAVTAVAWTLAVEFDATVVERVVTVLVIACPHALGLAVPLVVAINTSLAARNGMLVRDRVAMEQARDLDTVVFDKTGTLTEGEQGLVAVETQGIDEEDALELAAAVEADSEHMIARAIREGAADRGLQPPAASGFEAIKGRGARARVDGETVYVGGPNLLDELGVDPPTPLAEFATRAGENAQTVVYLVRGEDSVVAAFALADVIREESRRAVDALHDLGVDVAMLTGDSKDVARAVAAELGIETYFAEVLPGDKDEKIAELQARGDLVAMVGDGVNDAPALTRADVGIAIGSGTDVAVQSADIVLVQNNPLDVVRLVKLSRASYRKMQENLVWAAGYNVFAIPLAAGVLAPVGILLSPAVGALLMSLSTVVVAVNAQFLRRLDLTLPGGPTAPSASAGDAPAAD, from the coding sequence ATGGACGACCACGAACACACCCACGGTGGCGGGGACGACGACCAGACCGACCGCACCGAACAGCGCATGCTGGAGGAGGAGGGCACGGCGAGAGACGCGGCAGGTCCGTCGGAGCACGCCGTCGGCCACGGCGAGCCCCACGCGGGTGGCGGCCACGCGGGAGGCGGCGCTCACGGGGAGACGAGCGGCCACGGGGACCACGGCGGCGGGATGCACGCCGGACACGAACAGCTGTTCCGGCGGCGCTTCTTCGTCTGTCTGGTCCTCTCGGTTCCCGTACTGGCGTACAGCGAGATGCTCCAGGAGTGGCTCGGGTTCTCCGCGCCCGCGTTCCCCGGCAGCGAGTGGGTCGGCCCGCTGTTCGCCGTCGTCGTCTTCGCGTACGGCGGCGTCCCGTTCCTCCGGATGGCCGTCCCGGAGATGCGCTCGCGGGAGCCGGGGATGATGACGCTCATCTCGATGGCCATCTCCGTGGCGTTCGCCTACAGCCTCGTCAGCGTCTTCGTCGAGGGGCTGACGGGGTTCTTCTGGGAACTGGTGACGCTCGTCGTCATCATGCTGCTGGGCCACTGGATCGAGATGCGCAGCGTGCGCCGGGCCTCCGGCGCGCTCGACGAACTGGCGAAGCTCCTCCCCGACACCGCCGAGCGTATCACCGACGCGGGGACCGAGGAGGTGGCCGTCGGCGACCTGGACGCCGGCGACCTCGTGCTCGTCCGGCCAGGCGCGAGCGTGCCGGCGGACGGCGTCGTCGAGGAGGGGGAGTCTGACGTGACGGAGGCGATGATCACCGGCGAGTCGAAGCCGGTGTCGAAGGCGCCCGGCGACGAGGTGGTCGGGGGCACCGTCAACGGCGACGGGAGCCTCCGCGTCCGCATCACCGCGGTCGGCGACGACAGCGCGCTGGCGGGCATCATGCGCCTCGTGGAGGAAGCCCAGCAGAGCAAGTCGCGGACCCAGGCGCTCGCCGACCGCGCGGCAGGGTGGCTGTTCTACGTCGCCGTCGGCGCCGCGGCCGTCACCGCCGTCGCGTGGACGCTCGCCGTCGAGTTCGACGCGACGGTCGTCGAGCGCGTCGTCACCGTGCTCGTCATCGCCTGTCCGCACGCGCTGGGTCTCGCGGTCCCGCTCGTCGTCGCCATCAACACGTCGCTGGCCGCGCGCAACGGGATGCTCGTCCGGGACCGCGTCGCGATGGAGCAGGCCCGCGACCTCGACACGGTCGTCTTCGACAAGACGGGGACGCTCACGGAGGGCGAGCAGGGCCTCGTGGCCGTCGAGACCCAGGGCATCGACGAGGAGGACGCGCTCGAACTCGCCGCGGCCGTCGAAGCGGATTCCGAGCACATGATCGCCCGCGCCATCCGGGAGGGGGCGGCCGACCGCGGCCTGCAACCGCCCGCAGCCAGCGGGTTCGAGGCCATCAAGGGAAGGGGCGCCCGCGCTCGCGTCGACGGCGAGACGGTGTACGTCGGGGGGCCGAACCTCCTCGACGAACTCGGCGTCGACCCGCCGACGCCGCTCGCCGAGTTCGCCACGCGGGCCGGCGAGAACGCCCAGACGGTCGTCTACCTCGTGCGCGGCGAGGACAGCGTGGTCGCAGCGTTCGCGCTCGCGGACGTCATCCGGGAGGAGAGCCGCCGGGCCGTCGACGCGCTCCACGACCTCGGCGTCGACGTCGCGATGCTGACCGGCGACTCCAAAGACGTCGCCCGCGCCGTCGCCGCGGAACTCGGCATCGAGACTTACTTCGCCGAGGTGCTGCCCGGCGACAAGGACGAGAAGATAGCCGAACTCCAGGCGCGCGGGGACCTGGTGGCGATGGTCGGCGATGGCGTCAACGACGCGCCCGCGCTCACCAGGGCCGACGTCGGCATCGCCATCGGGAGCGGCACGGACGTCGCGGTGCAGTCAGCGGACATCGTGCTCGTGCAGAACAACCCTCTGGACGTGGTCCGCCTGGTGAAACTCAGCCGCGCGAGCTACCGGAAGATGCAGGAGAACCTCGTCTGGGCGGCGGGCTACAACGTCTTCGCCATCCCGCTCGCGGCGGGCGTGCTCGCCCCAGTCGGTATCCTGCTCTCGCCGGCCGTCGGCGCGCTGCTGATGTCGCTCAGCACCGTCGTCGTCGCCGTCAACGCGCAGTTCCTCCGCCGCCTCGACCTCACTCTGCCGGGCGGGCCGACTGCACCGTCGGCGTCGGCCGGCGACGCACCGGCGGCCGACTGA